Proteins co-encoded in one Polaromonas vacuolata genomic window:
- a CDS encoding Gfo/Idh/MocA family oxidoreductase, giving the protein MQKIIKVALAGAGAFGIKHLDGIKNIDGVEVVSLIGRDLEKTKQTAALYGIGHVTTDLNAALALREVDAVILCTPTQMHAAQSLACLQAGKHVQVEIPLADSLQGAEQVVALQKATGLVAMCGHTRRFNPSHQFVHQKIKAGQFNLQQLDVQTYFFRRSNMNALGQARSWSDHLLWHHAAHTIDLFAYQCGSPIVKANALQGPIHPTLGIAMDMSIQLKAANGAICSLSLSFNNDGPLGTFFRYIGDSATYVARYDDLFNGKEEKIDVSQVAVSMNGIELQDREFFAAIREGREPNSSVASVMPCYAVLQDLERQLMN; this is encoded by the coding sequence ATGCAAAAAATCATCAAAGTTGCGCTCGCTGGTGCGGGCGCGTTTGGTATCAAACATCTCGACGGGATTAAAAATATTGACGGTGTAGAAGTGGTTTCCTTGATCGGTCGAGATTTAGAAAAAACCAAACAAACCGCCGCCTTGTATGGGATTGGCCATGTCACAACTGATTTAAACGCAGCGCTTGCCTTGCGCGAAGTCGATGCCGTGATTTTGTGCACGCCGACTCAAATGCATGCTGCGCAAAGCCTGGCTTGCTTGCAAGCCGGCAAGCATGTGCAGGTAGAAATTCCCTTGGCCGATTCCCTACAAGGCGCAGAGCAAGTAGTCGCCTTACAAAAAGCCACTGGACTGGTCGCCATGTGTGGTCATACCCGGCGCTTTAATCCCAGCCATCAATTCGTGCATCAAAAAATCAAAGCCGGCCAGTTCAACCTTCAGCAGCTCGATGTGCAAACTTATTTTTTTCGCCGCAGCAATATGAATGCACTCGGCCAAGCCCGCAGTTGGTCCGATCATTTGCTGTGGCACCACGCCGCACACACGATTGATTTGTTTGCCTACCAATGCGGCAGCCCGATTGTTAAAGCCAATGCGCTGCAAGGCCCGATTCATCCAACTTTGGGTATTGCGATGGATATGTCTATCCAACTCAAAGCCGCCAATGGCGCGATTTGCAGTTTGTCGCTGAGCTTTAATAACGACGGCCCTTTGGGTACTTTTTTCCGCTACATCGGCGACAGCGCAACCTATGTGGCGCGTTATGACGACTTGTTTAACGGTAAGGAAGAAAAAATTGATGTCAGCCAAGTGGCAGTGTCTATGAATGGCATAGAGCTGCAAGACCGCGAATTTTTTGCCGCCATCCGGGAAGGCCGTGAGCCCAATAGCAGTGTGGCCAGCGTCATGCCTTGCTATGCGGTGTTGCAGGATTTAGAGCGGCAGTTGATGAATTGA
- a CDS encoding ABC transporter substrate-binding protein, with protein MKKRQFLNATALAVLTLTAVSAFAQDSAFKIGLVLPMTGQQASTGRQIEAAARLYMAQNGDTVAGRKIELIVKDDTTIPDVTKRLSQELIVNDKVNVLAGFGITPSAFATAPLATQSKTPMVVMAAATSSITQASPYIVRTSFTLAQAAVAMGDWAPKNGIKKVVTLVSDYGPGIDAEKYFKERLVFNGGQVIDSLRVPLRGPDFAPFLQKVRDLKPDALFVFVPSGAGAAVMKQFLERGMDKAGIKLIGTGDITDDDQINDMGDGALGVVTSHHYSAAHPSAVNKKFVQAFEKANPGMRPNFMAVGGYDGMRVIYEALKATKGKGDGPALLAAMKGQIFESPRGPMFIDAQTRDVVQNIYLRKVEKVNGQLFNVEFDVIKDVKDPGKTK; from the coding sequence ATGAAAAAAAGACAATTTCTTAATGCTACTGCTCTGGCTGTGTTGACGCTCACGGCAGTCAGCGCTTTTGCGCAAGACAGCGCTTTTAAGATAGGGCTGGTTCTGCCTATGACCGGCCAGCAAGCCTCGACTGGTCGCCAAATTGAAGCCGCAGCACGTCTTTATATGGCGCAAAACGGTGACACCGTAGCGGGCCGCAAGATTGAGCTGATTGTGAAAGACGACACCACCATTCCGGATGTCACCAAAAGACTCTCGCAAGAATTAATCGTCAACGACAAGGTCAATGTATTGGCCGGCTTTGGCATCACGCCATCAGCCTTTGCCACCGCGCCCTTGGCGACACAATCTAAAACACCCATGGTGGTGATGGCCGCAGCTACCTCCAGCATTACGCAGGCTTCACCCTACATCGTGCGCACCAGCTTTACGCTGGCGCAGGCCGCAGTGGCGATGGGCGATTGGGCACCTAAAAATGGCATCAAGAAAGTTGTGACTTTGGTCAGCGATTACGGCCCGGGTATTGATGCTGAAAAGTATTTCAAAGAACGTTTGGTTTTTAATGGCGGCCAAGTGATTGACTCGCTCAGAGTGCCACTGCGCGGCCCTGACTTTGCACCGTTTTTGCAAAAAGTACGTGACCTCAAGCCGGATGCGTTATTTGTATTTGTGCCCTCAGGCGCAGGTGCTGCCGTGATGAAGCAATTTTTAGAGCGCGGCATGGACAAGGCCGGTATCAAACTGATTGGCACTGGCGATATCACCGATGACGATCAAATCAATGACATGGGCGACGGCGCTTTGGGGGTTGTGACCTCACACCACTACTCCGCCGCACACCCATCCGCCGTCAACAAAAAGTTTGTCCAAGCGTTTGAAAAAGCCAACCCCGGCATGCGCCCCAACTTTATGGCCGTGGGCGGCTACGACGGTATGCGCGTGATTTATGAAGCGCTCAAAGCCACCAAAGGCAAGGGCGATGGCCCGGCCTTGCTCGCGGCCATGAAAGGCCAGATTTTTGAGAGCCCGCGCGGCCCAATGTTTATAGATGCACAAACCCGCGACGTGGTGCAAAACATTTATTTGCGCAAGGTGGAAAAAGTCAACGGACAGCTTTTTAACGTCGAGTTCGATGTGATTAAAGACGTCAAAGATCCGGGTAAAACCAAGTAA
- a CDS encoding branched-chain amino acid ABC transporter permease, which produces MLTILFDGVAYGMLLFILAVGLAVTMGLMNFINLAHGAFAMVGGYITVLLMQKYDVPFLLCLPVAFFASALLGAVLERTLYRPLYRKPHLDQVLFSIGLTFMAVASVDYFIGSGQQIIQLPVWLKGRTELGQGSWMLGMGHYRLFIIAVCAALAVALQYILTKTQFGSRLRASVDDQRVAAGLGINVNLVFLSTFAVGSGLAGLGGALGAEVLGLDPSFPLKFMIYFLIVVAVGGTSSITGPLLAALLLGVADVAGKYYIPNFGAFIVYGLMIVILVWRPQGLFVRKGGK; this is translated from the coding sequence ATGTTGACCATTCTTTTTGACGGCGTTGCCTACGGCATGCTGTTATTTATTCTCGCCGTGGGTTTAGCCGTGACCATGGGGTTGATGAATTTCATTAACCTCGCGCACGGCGCTTTCGCCATGGTGGGCGGCTACATCACCGTGCTGTTGATGCAGAAATACGATGTGCCTTTTTTGCTTTGCTTGCCGGTGGCGTTTTTTGCATCAGCCCTTTTAGGCGCAGTGCTAGAGCGCACTTTGTACCGGCCGCTTTATCGCAAGCCACACTTAGATCAGGTATTGTTTTCGATTGGTTTGACCTTTATGGCGGTCGCCAGCGTGGACTACTTTATTGGCTCCGGTCAGCAAATTATTCAGTTACCAGTCTGGCTCAAAGGGCGCACTGAGTTGGGCCAAGGGAGTTGGATGCTAGGCATGGGCCACTACCGCTTATTCATCATCGCCGTGTGTGCGGCGCTGGCAGTTGCGCTGCAATACATACTGACCAAAACACAATTTGGTAGCCGCTTGCGTGCCTCAGTAGACGACCAGCGCGTGGCCGCTGGTTTGGGTATTAATGTGAATTTGGTTTTCCTCAGCACCTTTGCCGTTGGCTCGGGGCTGGCCGGTCTAGGCGGCGCTTTGGGTGCTGAAGTGCTAGGGCTTGACCCGAGTTTTCCGCTGAAATTTATGATTTACTTTTTGATCGTGGTTGCCGTGGGCGGCACCTCCAGCATTACCGGCCCGTTGCTGGCGGCTTTGCTGTTGGGCGTTGCCGATGTGGCGGGCAAATACTACATTCCAAACTTTGGTGCTTTCATCGTCTATGGCTTGATGATTGTGATTTTGGTCTGGCGCCCGCAAGGCCTGTTTGTGCGTAAGGGAGGTAAATAA
- a CDS encoding branched-chain amino acid ABC transporter permease, with amino-acid sequence MTKPNNSLLSSGRWKPWEYALWLLALAAPFALPGHALIINEIAIVALFAVSLDLILGYTGIVSLGHAAFFGMGAYSAALFAKLVMPDPLVGLAVGMLSAGLLGALCSVTILRGTDLTRLMVTLGVGLIMLELANKMSWLTGGADGLQGVVMGPLLGKFEFDLYGQTSAAYSISVLLLVFVLARRFVNSPFGATLKAIRDNRLRAMAIGIPVSNRLVVVYTVAATVAGAAGALLAQTSSFASLDLFEFHRSADVMLLLVVGGVGWLYGGVVGAIVFKLMQDVISSITPQYWTFWMGLFLVVLVLVGRERLIRPWTWFKPSAGEPKS; translated from the coding sequence ATGACCAAGCCAAATAATTCTCTGCTCAGCAGTGGCCGCTGGAAACCTTGGGAATACGCACTTTGGCTATTGGCACTGGCTGCGCCGTTTGCACTGCCCGGTCACGCCTTAATCATTAATGAAATTGCCATCGTCGCGCTGTTTGCTGTGTCTTTAGATCTGATTTTGGGCTACACCGGCATCGTGTCTTTAGGCCATGCTGCGTTCTTTGGCATGGGTGCTTACTCTGCCGCTTTGTTTGCAAAATTGGTCATGCCAGACCCCTTGGTGGGTTTAGCTGTTGGCATGTTGTCAGCTGGTTTGTTGGGTGCGCTGTGCAGCGTGACTATTTTGCGCGGCACTGATTTAACACGTTTAATGGTCACGTTAGGCGTTGGTCTAATCATGCTGGAGTTGGCCAACAAAATGTCTTGGTTGACCGGCGGTGCTGACGGTCTGCAAGGCGTGGTGATGGGGCCTTTGCTGGGGAAATTTGAGTTTGATCTTTATGGTCAAACTTCGGCAGCTTATTCGATTAGCGTGCTGTTGCTGGTGTTTGTGTTGGCGCGGCGCTTTGTCAATTCACCTTTTGGCGCCACGCTTAAAGCGATACGCGACAACCGTTTGCGCGCCATGGCAATTGGTATTCCAGTCTCCAACCGATTAGTCGTGGTCTACACCGTCGCTGCAACAGTCGCCGGCGCAGCGGGTGCGCTGTTGGCCCAGACCAGCAGTTTTGCGTCGCTGGATTTATTTGAATTCCACCGCTCAGCCGACGTCATGCTGCTGCTAGTCGTCGGCGGTGTCGGTTGGCTATACGGCGGGGTCGTGGGGGCGATTGTGTTTAAGTTAATGCAAGACGTGATCTCCAGCATCACGCCGCAGTATTGGACTTTTTGGATGGGATTATTTTTGGTGGTGCTGGTGCTGGTCGGTCGTGAACGCCTGATTCGGCCATGGACTTGGTTTAAACCGAGCGCCGGAGAGCCTAAGTCATGA
- a CDS encoding ABC transporter ATP-binding protein, with amino-acid sequence MSGKNALPVDAETVLSAQGLVLKFGGITATDNVTLNLKKGARHALIGPNGAGKTTLINLLTGVLQPSAGRIVLEGQDITELPPYQRVHRGMVRTFQINQLFDTLTPLETLALTVSVHQGLGAKWWQALGSQKPVQQRCAQLLEQFHLTEVMHQETRVLAYGKRRLLEIAIALACQPRVLLLDEPVAGVPAGEREELLQTVAALPGDVSILLIEHDMDLVFSFANRMTVLVNGAVLTEGDPEKIANDPQVKAVYLGHSEDADAKSKHDTDNNAGAQSGRKSVAL; translated from the coding sequence ATGAGCGGTAAAAATGCGTTACCTGTGGATGCAGAAACTGTTTTGTCCGCACAAGGCTTGGTGCTCAAATTTGGCGGGATCACGGCTACCGATAACGTGACTTTAAATCTCAAAAAAGGCGCCCGTCATGCCTTGATTGGTCCCAATGGTGCGGGTAAAACCACGCTGATTAATTTACTCACTGGCGTGTTGCAACCGAGTGCCGGCCGCATCGTATTGGAGGGCCAAGACATCACCGAGTTGCCTCCCTATCAGCGCGTGCACCGCGGCATGGTTCGCACGTTTCAGATCAATCAGTTGTTTGACACTTTAACGCCGCTGGAAACGTTGGCCCTGACCGTGTCTGTGCACCAAGGCTTGGGCGCGAAATGGTGGCAAGCGTTGGGATCACAAAAACCGGTGCAGCAGCGCTGTGCGCAATTGCTTGAGCAATTTCACCTGACTGAAGTCATGCACCAAGAAACCCGTGTGTTGGCATACGGCAAACGGCGCTTGCTAGAAATTGCGATTGCACTGGCGTGTCAGCCCCGGGTGTTGTTGCTCGACGAGCCGGTCGCCGGTGTGCCCGCCGGTGAGCGCGAAGAGTTGTTGCAGACCGTCGCGGCTTTGCCGGGTGACGTTTCTATTTTGTTAATTGAGCACGATATGGATTTGGTGTTTAGCTTTGCCAACCGAATGACGGTGCTGGTCAACGGCGCGGTGTTGACTGAAGGAGACCCAGAAAAAATTGCTAATGACCCGCAGGTCAAAGCCGTCTACTTAGGCCACTCTGAAGATGCTGACGCCAAGAGTAAACATGACACAGACAACAACGCCGGTGCACAGTCCGGCAGGAAAAGCGTGGCGCTATGA
- a CDS encoding ABC transporter ATP-binding protein, whose protein sequence is MTELLKVEHLSAGYGEAVVLNAISLSLAQGQTLALLGRNGTGKTTLINTLAGATRQHAGEIYLGGIKLHKLASHERAAAGIGWVPQERNIFKSLSVHENLTAVQRPARAGRASSPWTPNRVYELFPRLAERKTNLGTQLSGGEQQMLALGRALVLNPTLLLLDEPCEGLAPIIVQELLRAIRRITREEGLSAILVEQHPQAILAISDTAAVLERGTVVYQGTATSLQEQPELLDKLLGVAR, encoded by the coding sequence ATGACAGAGCTATTAAAAGTAGAGCACCTAAGCGCTGGTTACGGCGAAGCCGTGGTGTTAAACGCGATCAGTTTGTCGCTAGCCCAAGGTCAGACACTCGCCTTGTTGGGACGTAACGGTACCGGTAAAACCACCTTAATCAACACCTTGGCAGGAGCGACGCGCCAACATGCAGGCGAAATTTATTTGGGCGGTATCAAGCTGCATAAGCTCGCGTCTCACGAGCGGGCAGCAGCGGGTATTGGTTGGGTGCCGCAAGAGCGCAATATTTTTAAATCCTTGTCGGTACACGAGAACCTCACCGCAGTGCAGCGACCCGCCCGCGCCGGTCGTGCCTCTAGTCCTTGGACACCGAACCGTGTCTATGAGTTGTTCCCCCGCCTAGCTGAGCGCAAAACCAATCTAGGTACCCAGCTTTCAGGCGGCGAGCAGCAAATGCTGGCCTTGGGGCGCGCATTGGTTTTAAACCCCACCTTGCTATTACTAGACGAGCCCTGTGAAGGTTTGGCGCCCATCATCGTGCAGGAATTGCTGCGCGCCATTCGGCGCATCACGCGGGAGGAAGGCTTGTCCGCCATTCTTGTAGAGCAACACCCCCAAGCCATTTTGGCCATTTCAGATACCGCTGCCGTGTTAGAGAGGGGCACTGTGGTTTATCAAGGCACGGCCACTAGCCTGCAAGAGCAGCCTGAATTGTTGGATAAGTTGTTGGGCGTGGCGCGATAA
- a CDS encoding IclR family transcriptional regulator domain-containing protein: MTIAKADFIEGMAKGMAVLESFDTERQRLNATLAADRAGITRAAARRHLLTLAHLGYLETDGSYFWLSSKVLRFSGSYLASSRIPRAIQPTLNRLAIQVQESFSAVVLDADEVVIVARSGNDKHTNPSGAGRVIAYGLHLGARLPAHATSTGQVLLAAQPVQVFRTWMQGRHLSRLTPGTVTEPAAFRALIKQIRKDDFCLASQTHEIGVHALAVPLRNAQGQTVAALNVVTSQSRVSPAAMVRDLLPVLFDAARELRPLL, translated from the coding sequence ATGACGATTGCCAAAGCAGATTTCATAGAAGGCATGGCCAAGGGCATGGCGGTGTTAGAAAGTTTTGACACTGAAAGACAACGCCTGAACGCAACACTGGCGGCTGACAGAGCAGGTATTACCCGCGCCGCTGCACGCCGCCATTTGCTGACCTTGGCGCATCTAGGTTACTTAGAAACCGACGGCAGTTATTTCTGGTTGTCTAGCAAAGTATTGCGCTTTTCTGGCAGCTACCTTGCCTCATCGCGCATTCCACGCGCTATTCAACCCACCTTGAACCGGTTGGCAATACAGGTACAAGAATCTTTCTCGGCTGTGGTGCTAGATGCTGACGAGGTCGTCATAGTCGCACGCAGCGGCAACGACAAACACACCAATCCCAGTGGTGCCGGGCGTGTCATTGCCTACGGCTTACACCTAGGCGCACGCCTACCCGCGCATGCCACGTCGACCGGACAAGTGTTGCTGGCTGCCCAACCTGTGCAAGTGTTCAGAACTTGGATGCAAGGGCGACATCTGTCGCGCTTAACGCCCGGCACTGTCACCGAACCAGCAGCCTTTCGCGCGCTGATCAAACAAATTAGAAAAGACGACTTTTGCCTGGCCAGTCAAACCCATGAAATCGGTGTCCACGCCTTGGCTGTGCCCTTGCGCAACGCACAAGGCCAAACAGTTGCCGCACTCAATGTGGTGACCTCGCAAAGCCGCGTGTCGCCAGCCGCCATGGTGAGAGATTTACTGCCCGTTTTATTTGATGCAGCGCGGGAACTTAGACCTCTGCTTTGA
- the pobA gene encoding 4-hydroxybenzoate 3-monooxygenase: MRTQVAIVGGGPAGLLLGQLLHKAGIDAVIIERQTPDYVLSRIRAGVLEQVSMDLLDEAGVGVRMHQEGLRHTGFEMLYAGARHRVDLNHLTGGKSVMVYGQTELTRDLMDARTKAGLPTVYAASDVAVHDYDSKNPRVTYRKDGKTHEISCDFIAGCDGFHGVCRASIPRSAITEFEKVYPFGWLGMLSDTPPVHDELIYVNSARGFALCSQRSQTRSRYYLQVPMTDKVEAWSDAAFWQELRLRLDQQGQEQLVTGPSIEKSIAPLRSFVTEPMRFGRLFLAGDAAHIVPPTGAKGLNLAATDVKYLSTALIEYYQEKSAAGIDDYSVRCLKRVWKGERFAWWFTQLMHNFPDAGEMGVRLQEAELDYLMHSEAGAETLAENYVGLPLDFASH, translated from the coding sequence ATGCGAACACAAGTAGCCATTGTTGGCGGCGGTCCCGCCGGTTTGCTATTGGGGCAATTGCTGCACAAGGCTGGAATAGACGCCGTCATCATAGAGCGCCAAACACCAGACTATGTTTTGAGCCGCATACGCGCTGGCGTGTTGGAACAAGTCAGCATGGACTTGCTCGACGAGGCCGGCGTTGGCGTGCGCATGCATCAAGAAGGCTTGCGGCACACTGGCTTTGAAATGCTTTATGCCGGGGCGCGGCACCGAGTCGATTTAAACCATTTGACGGGCGGCAAAAGCGTGATGGTTTACGGGCAAACCGAATTGACGCGCGACTTAATGGACGCCCGCACCAAAGCTGGTTTGCCCACGGTGTATGCGGCCAGTGATGTAGCGGTCCATGACTACGACAGCAAAAATCCCCGTGTGACCTACCGCAAAGACGGTAAAACGCACGAAATAAGCTGCGACTTTATTGCCGGCTGTGATGGCTTTCACGGCGTCTGCCGTGCCAGCATTCCACGCAGCGCCATCACCGAGTTTGAAAAGGTTTATCCGTTCGGTTGGTTGGGCATGCTCTCTGACACACCACCGGTTCACGACGAGCTAATTTACGTCAACAGCGCACGCGGTTTTGCTTTGTGTTCGCAGCGCAGCCAAACCCGCAGTCGCTATTATTTGCAAGTACCCATGACCGATAAAGTAGAGGCTTGGAGCGATGCTGCGTTTTGGCAAGAGCTGCGCCTGCGTTTAGATCAACAAGGCCAAGAGCAATTGGTGACTGGCCCATCGATCGAAAAAAGCATCGCGCCGCTGCGCAGCTTTGTGACTGAGCCGATGCGTTTTGGTCGGCTATTTTTAGCCGGAGACGCAGCGCACATCGTGCCGCCCACAGGTGCTAAAGGTTTAAACCTTGCCGCAACTGATGTGAAATATTTGTCGACTGCTTTGATTGAGTATTACCAAGAAAAGTCAGCTGCCGGAATAGATGATTACTCGGTACGCTGCCTCAAAAGGGTTTGGAAAGGTGAGCGCTTTGCTTGGTGGTTTACCCAATTAATGCACAATTTTCCAGATGCTGGCGAGATGGGCGTGCGGCTTCAAGAAGCCGAGTTGGACTACCTGATGCACTCAGAAGCCGGTGCCGAAACGCTGGCGGAAAACTATGTTGGTTTGCCGCTAGACTTTGCTTCGCATTAA
- a CDS encoding DUF1499 domain-containing protein, translating to MHQRHASKMPLKIAVLLTTTISALMMTAQPAFAADNTATKTATNMAINPLLNCSLPSNCVNSRTSSGLAPLRFVGTAAQGLAMLKTTLASFPEARIKQEDDSTVKTIFSTPIGFKDDVIFLIDVQQQQIDFQSHSGFGLYDFGKNRSRMQAVSTRFAEVAAAAGAK from the coding sequence ATGCACCAAAGACACGCAAGCAAAATGCCATTAAAAATCGCCGTACTACTGACCACAACTATCAGCGCTTTGATGATGACTGCGCAGCCAGCATTCGCTGCTGACAATACAGCTACAAAAACAGCGACCAATATGGCTATCAACCCGCTTTTAAACTGCTCACTACCGAGCAATTGCGTCAACTCACGAACCAGTAGCGGTTTAGCGCCGCTACGCTTTGTCGGCACTGCCGCGCAAGGTTTAGCCATGCTTAAAACAACATTAGCCAGTTTTCCAGAAGCGCGTATAAAGCAAGAAGACGACAGCACGGTCAAGACCATTTTTTCAACGCCCATAGGTTTTAAAGACGATGTCATTTTCTTAATCGATGTGCAGCAACAGCAAATCGATTTTCAATCACACTCCGGTTTTGGTCTTTACGATTTCGGTAAAAATCGCTCACGCATGCAAGCCGTTAGCACGCGCTTTGCAGAAGTCGCTGCAGCAGCAGGTGCAAAGTAA
- a CDS encoding DUF1501 domain-containing protein, translating to MPSNILKPHPKAIDRRQALQTLLGVATACSAWAAPMAWAQSARPGQSEGRLVVVFLRGAYDGLSALVPHGDANYYALRPSIALAKPDGTAQTTLRLDNTFGLHPALAPLMPLWRQGVLTALPATGSPDPTRSHFDAQHQWEIGTPGKSGNAAGWMNTLAGSLAGTSADVRAISAQSIEGAENKPQAVGVGEANPQILAGSAAVQLVAKGQAATRQGAVGDERTRDAVMRLYSGQDEISKAFRAGADSRRQTAKTLSNAMSESTTSGMGSNDMNKDISREMQLANNGAGNAQGLLLDAQHLNTLMRQDRRLRLGFLSAGGWDTHANQGNALGALANNLGNLANTLVQLRREFSQTNDVVVVASEFGRTSAENGTRGTDHGHGNTMWIMGNRVNGGRVHGGWTGLGIGNLHENRDLPIHNDFRSVFAQLLRSTQGLSNANIDKLFPGFAWDKSLDSMLRT from the coding sequence ATGCCGAGCAATATTTTAAAGCCCCATCCAAAAGCCATAGACCGCCGTCAGGCACTGCAAACTTTGCTCGGCGTCGCTACCGCTTGCAGCGCTTGGGCCGCACCTATGGCTTGGGCACAAAGTGCGCGCCCAGGTCAATCTGAGGGGCGACTAGTCGTGGTTTTTCTACGCGGCGCATACGACGGCCTGTCTGCGCTGGTGCCGCATGGCGACGCCAATTACTACGCGTTACGCCCGTCTATTGCTCTGGCTAAGCCGGACGGCACAGCGCAAACTACTTTGCGGCTAGACAACACCTTCGGCCTGCACCCAGCTCTCGCGCCACTCATGCCACTGTGGCGGCAAGGCGTGCTGACCGCCTTGCCAGCAACAGGTTCGCCCGACCCCACACGCTCACACTTTGATGCGCAGCACCAATGGGAAATTGGCACACCAGGAAAAAGCGGTAATGCCGCCGGCTGGATGAACACCTTGGCGGGCTCTTTAGCCGGCACTTCAGCAGATGTCAGAGCCATCTCTGCTCAGAGTATTGAAGGTGCAGAAAACAAACCCCAAGCAGTCGGTGTGGGTGAAGCAAATCCACAAATACTCGCCGGCAGTGCAGCGGTGCAATTGGTCGCAAAAGGACAAGCCGCTACGCGCCAGGGCGCAGTCGGTGACGAGCGTACCCGGGATGCAGTCATGCGCCTGTACAGCGGACAGGATGAAATATCCAAAGCCTTTCGCGCCGGCGCTGACAGCCGCAGGCAAACCGCTAAGACCTTGAGCAATGCGATGAGCGAGTCGACTACGAGTGGCATGGGCAGTAATGACATGAATAAAGACATAAGCCGCGAAATGCAACTGGCTAACAATGGCGCGGGCAACGCGCAAGGCCTGTTGTTAGACGCCCAACATTTGAACACTTTGATGCGCCAAGACCGGCGCTTGCGGTTGGGCTTTTTATCCGCCGGTGGCTGGGACACACACGCCAACCAAGGCAATGCGTTAGGTGCGCTAGCCAACAATCTCGGCAATTTAGCCAACACACTGGTGCAACTGCGGCGCGAGTTTTCACAGACCAATGACGTGGTCGTGGTGGCCAGTGAGTTCGGCCGTACCAGCGCTGAAAACGGCACGCGCGGCACCGACCACGGCCACGGCAATACTATGTGGATCATGGGCAATCGGGTCAACGGTGGACGAGTGCACGGCGGCTGGACTGGTCTTGGCATAGGCAACTTGCATGAAAATCGCGACCTACCAATTCACAACGACTTTCGCAGCGTATTCGCGCAGTTACTGCGCAGCACGCAAGGCCTTAGCAACGCGAACATTGACAAACTGTTTCCCGGCTTTGCGTGGGACAAATCGCTGGATAGCATGCTGCGGACGTGA